One Pectinophora gossypiella chromosome 9, ilPecGoss1.1, whole genome shotgun sequence genomic region harbors:
- the LOC126369886 gene encoding uncharacterized protein LOC126369886, whose translation MPDSGDVTQAMDDNETKLKDRIAQCKNIIESLKCELNVEKAKLEKETKGQQLPYAQQPYETMSTHNTGYYTVSTSDNLLADFTYDSNMYSACVDSKLNCDENLMEYEKQLEKYQNTLNMAQIEKKNAIRKQMLAKAYRLKLLEVENQCNIELLRVKQSLQCLEPLQMIASKWQNEPDDASYNLDKFELMPRFPELSANVVSEVEEKEEIENKADAGSKNDSIASDLEDNDQK comes from the coding sequence ATGCCGGACTCAGGGGATGTAACCCAAGCAATGGACGACAATGAGACTAAGCTTAAAGATAgaattgcgcaatgcaaaaatattatagaaTCATTGAAATGCGAACTGAACGTTGAGAAAGCCAAACTGGAAAAGGAAACTAAAGGTCAACAGTTACCATACGCACAACAACCCTACGAGACGATGTCTACCCATAACACAGGGTATTACACCGTATCAACTTCTGATAATCTATTGGCAGATTTCACTTATGATAGCAACATGTATAGTGCTTGTGTTGACagcaaattgaactgtgacgAAAATCTAATGGAATATGAGAAGCAGCTGGAAAAATATCAAAACACTTTGAATATGGCTCAAATTGAAAAGAAGAACGCCATTAGAAAACAAATGTTGGCAAAAGCTTATAGGCTGAAACTTCTGGAGGTGGAGAACCAGTGTAATATAGAGCTACTTCGCGTGAAACAGAGTTTACAGTGTCTTGAGCCGTTGCAGATGATTGCTAGCAAGTGGCAGAATGAGCCTGATGACGCTTCTTACAACCTGGATAAGTTCGAATTAATGCCTCGCTTTCCAGAACTAAGTGCTAATGTTGTTAGCGAGGTTGAGGAAAAAGAAGAGATTGAGAATAAGGCGGACGCTGGTTCTAAAAATGACTCCATCGCGTCTGATCTGGAAGACAATGACCAAAAATAA